One segment of Anastrepha obliqua isolate idAnaObli1 chromosome 3, idAnaObli1_1.0, whole genome shotgun sequence DNA contains the following:
- the LOC129242974 gene encoding JNK-interacting protein 3 isoform X1 has protein sequence MDDDTMLNNHGPQPGAETVYGTEDNNMVMSEKNDQVVSIVQQLAGSIYQEFERMINRYDEDVVKNLMPLLVNVLECLDASYRINQEQDVELELLREDNEQLVTQYEREKSARKQSEQKLLEAEDVAEQENKDLASRLESLESIVRMLELKHKNSLEHANRLEERETELKKEYNKLHDRYTELFKNHVDYMERTKMLMGSTHSQMSSASERLEVNRARLNPIARSSGPVSYGFASLENSVMLDTETICSVGSNSDDSGPPSLQNELDSLQTVERAAETDTLQQQNQATSPQSDTSPIVPNAPSNVGRSTTKKEQRSANTLYQELSFQDNEESEEHEVVTGSWVHPGEYASSANDNYFGMGKEVENLIMENNELLATKNALNIVKDDLIAKVDELTGEIEILREELNAMQQSRNKLRQKVSELEEELKKTKEQVKQQNDSEQDENDVPLAQRKRFTRVEMAMVLMERNQYKERLMELQEAVRLTEILRASRTVDNLDKKSKQSIWKYFSSLFTPSNRPQERGADGQGGGPMFRYSSPVHSHGSPSRNSDNRLALTGARDNANPPPHPASAGLANALIMAKDYSEEGTSERASARRREQYRQLRAHVQKEDGRLQAYGWSLPINKTNQEQQNRHSGGVPVPVYCNPLAEASPHMKVFCAAGVNLNGGFTKDGHSVIPATSPYAPRSTAKIAEITSPTAEHSAEALDRQINRASLANLEPETQLSSYVWICTSTHAASTVTVVDANQSATVLDAFPICASHMLCIASVQGAVEKDYALLENSEVVKAGEMLERPGEGTESFGKVDFVRVRPKADKNSNTSNNAKTDEQAQEVIAIETAAVEENAKEAVEKTAGGSKNVSSEPLGNIQEIKVRQALPGAPQRLQDDGSVISTKANINNNNFQPSFSKPINPILGTKNRQEPPMSSVGPTMWMGDQEGWLYVHSAVGRWHECLHKVLLPDAVLAIVQVESRVVVALANAQLAVFRRQTDGQWDLNSYHLVTLGDRNHSIRCLCVAGERIWAAHRNKIYIVDPISLSIVHSLEAHPRKESQVRQMAATGSGVWVSIRLDSTLRLYNSYTFEHKQDVDIEPYVSKMLGTGKLGFSFVRITALMVSCNRLWIGTSNGVIISVPLSESQGKSSDPNTQIPLCCMANAQLSFHGHRDAVKFFVSVPMQSQNGGQLQFTNKRPDMLVMCGGEGYIDFRINDNDMENSIQLEANQTIENRGDKSYLIVWHVSQR, from the exons aATGATCAGGTTGTGAGCATC GTACAACAATTAGCTGGTAGTATCTATCAAGAATTCGAACGCATGATCAATCGTTATGATGAAGATGTGGTTAAGAATCTTATGCCATTGCTGGTGAATGTTTTGGAATGTCTGGATGCATCGTATCGCATTAACCAGGAGCAAGATGTTGAATTGGAGTTGCTGCGCGAGGACAATGAACAGCTGGTCACACAGTATGAACGCGAGAAGAGTGCACGCAAACAATCGGAGCAGAAG TTGTTGGAAGCCGAGGATGTTGCCGAGCAGGAAAATAAGGACCTCGCAAGTCGTTTGGAGTCATTGGAGAGCATCGTGCGCATGCTTGAATTGAAGCATAAGAACAGTCTGGAACATGCGAATCGATTGGAAGAGCGCGAAACCGAATTGAAGAAG GAGTATAATAAATTGCATGACCGTTACACGgagcttttcaaaaatcacGTTGACTATATGGAACGCACCAAAATGCTCATGGGCTCCACCCACTCACAAATGAGTTCTGCTTCGGAGCGATTGGAAGTGAATAGAGCCAGGTTAAATCCGATTGCTCG GTCGTCCGGTCCAGTATCTTATGGCTTTGCGTCACTCGAAAACTCGGTCATGTTAGATACAGAGACAATCTGTAGTGTAGGCAGCAACTCAGATGATTCGGGGCCACCGTCGTTACAAAACGAATTGGATAGTCTGCAGACAGTGGAGCGTGCAGCTGAGACAGATACTCTGCAACAGCAGAATCAGGCCACATCACCACAAAGTGATACGAGTCCCATTGTGCCAAATGCACCATCCAATG TTGGGCGTTCAACAACCAAAAAGGAGCAACGCTCAGCTAATACCCTATATCAAGAGTTGTCATTTCAAGACAATGAAGAGAGTGAAGAGCATGAAGTTGTTACAG GAAGCTGGGTGCATCCTGGAGAATATGCTTCTTCCG CTAACGACAACTATTTTG GCATGGGCAAGGAGGTGGAGAATCTCATCATGGAAAATAATGAACTTTTGGCAACGAA AAATGCTTTGAACATCGTTAAGGATGATTTGATTGCCAAAGTGGACGAGCTTACTGGCGAGATTGAAATATTGCGTGAAGAATTAAATGCAATGCAGCAATCGCGTAACAAGTTGCGTCAAAAGGTGAGCGAGCTGGAGGAGGAGCTGAAAAAGACAAAGGAACAAGTCAAGCAACAGA ATGACAGCGAACAGGACGAGAATGATGTGCCATTGGCTCAGCGCAAACGTTTTACACGCGTGGAAATGGCAATGGTTTTAATGGAGCGCAATCAATACAAAGAGCGTCTGATGGAGTTGCAAGAAGCTGTACGTTTAACCGAGATTTTACGCGCCTCACGCACCGTCGACAATTTGGATAAAAAGTCGAAGCAAAgcatttggaaatattttagcagcttatttac ACCCTCCAATCGTCCACAGGAACGCGGCGCTGACGGACAAGGAGGAGGGCCTATGTTTCGTTACTCCAGTCCAGTACACAGCCACGGATCCCCCAGTCGAAATAGCGACAATCGCCTTGCCTTAACTGGCGCTCGAGACAATGCAAATCCGCCACCACACCCCGCGAGTGCGGGTCTGGCAAATGCCTTAATCATGGCGAAAGACTACTCTGAGGAGGGTACATCTGAACGTGCCAGCGCCCGGCGGCGTGAACAATATCGACAGTTGCGTGCTCATGTCCAGAAGGAGGATGGCCGCTTGCAGGCTTATGGTTGGAGTTTGCCCATAAATAAGACGAATCAAGAACAACAAAATCGCCATTCAGGTGGTGTACCCGTGCCCGTCTATTGTAATCCATTGGCGGAGGCGTCACCGCACATGAAAGTGTTCTGTGCTGCAGGTGTGAATTTAAACGGCGGTTTCACCAAAGATGGTCACTCGGTTATACCGGCAACTTCACCGTATGCACCCCGTTCCACGGCTAAAATCGCCGAGATTACCAGTCCGACGGCGGAGCATTCAGCTGAAGCGCTTGATCGGCAGATAAATCGTGCGAGTTTGGCCAACTTAGAGCCGGAAACTCAGTTGTCGTCATACGTTTGGATCTGCACAAGTACACATGCGGCAAGCACAGTAACAGTGGTGGATGCCAACCAGTCGGCGACTGTGTTAGATGCTTTTCCCATCTGTGCGTCACACATGCTTTGTATTGCTTCTGTTCAAG GTGCCGTGGAAAAAGACTACGCTTTGCTAGAGAACTCTGAAGTGGTAAAGGCCGGTGAAATGTTAGAGCGCCCGGGTGAAGGTACTGAATCTTTCGGCAAGGTTGACTTCGTGCGCGTGCGTCCGAAGGCTGATAAAAACAGTAATACCAGCAATAATGCTAAAACGGATGAGCAGGCTCAAGAAGTGATAGCTATTGAAACCGCTGCTGTGGAAGAGAATGCAAAGGAGGCTGTTGAAAAAACAGCAGGTGGCTCGAAGAATGTGTCTAGCGAGCCATTGGGCAATATACAAGAGATTAAGGTACGACAGGCGCTGCCAGGTGCACCGCAGCGTTTGCAGGACGACGGGAGTGTGATCAGTACCAAGGCGaacatcaacaacaataactttCAACCGTCTTTCTCGAAGCCCATCAACCCTATTCTAGGCACGAAAAATCGTCAAGAGCCTCCAATGAGTTCTGTGGGGCCGACTATGTGGATGGGCGATCAGGAAGGTTGGCTGTACGTGCATAGTGCTGTAGGTCGCTGGCATGAGTGCTTACACAAGGTTCTCCTGCCCGATGCGGTTCTAGCGATAGTGCAAGTGGAATCGCGCGTTGTTGTAGCCCTAGCCAATGCTCAACTGGCAGTGTTTCGCCGTCAAACAGACGGTCAATGGGATCTGAATAGTTATCACCTGGTAACGCTGGGTGATCGTAATCATTCGATACGTTGCCTCTGTGTGGCCGGCGAACGCATTTGGGCCGCTCACCGCAACAAGATTTATATTGTTGATCCGATCTCACTGAGCATAGTCCACTCGCTGGAAGCGCATCCGCGTAAGGAGAGTCAAGTGCGACAAATGGCTGCTACCGGATCTGGTGTCTGGGTCTCCATACG TttggactccaccttgcggctGTACAATTCGTACACTTTTGAGCATAAACAAGACGTGGACATCGAGCCATACGTTTCAAAGATGTTGGGCACTGGAAAATTAGGATTCTCTTTTGTACGCATTACCGCATTGATGGTGTCATGTAATCGCTTGTGGATTGGTACCAGCAACGGTGTCATTATTTCGGTGCCATTGTCAGAGAGTCAAGGCAAATCAT CTGACCCCAACACTCAAATACCGTTATGTTGTATGGCAAATGCCCAACTATCCTTCCACGGCCATCGTGATGCGGTGAAGTTCTTTGTATCCGTGCCAATGCAGTCACAAAATGGCGGCCAACTGCAATTCACCAACAAACGGCCGGATATGCTAGTCATGTGTGGTGGCGAAGGCTACATCGATTTCCGCATCA ATGATAATGACATGGAGAACAGTATTCAACTGGAGGCAAATCAAACGATTGAGAATCGCGGCGACAAGAGTTATTTAATTGTGTGGCATGTTAGTCAACGCTAG
- the LOC129242974 gene encoding JNK-interacting protein 3 isoform X3 encodes MDDDTMLNNHGPQPGAETVYGTEDNNMVMSEKNDQVVSIVQQLAGSIYQEFERMINRYDEDVVKNLMPLLVNVLECLDASYRINQEQDVELELLREDNEQLVTQYEREKSARKQSEQKLLEAEDVAEQENKDLASRLESLESIVRMLELKHKNSLEHANRLEERETELKKEYNKLHDRYTELFKNHVDYMERTKMLMGSTHSQMSSASERLEVNRARLNPIARSSGPVSYGFASLENSVMLDTETICSVGSNSDDSGPPSLQNELDSLQTVERAAETDTLQQQNQATSPQSDTSPIVPNAPSNVGRSTTKKEQRSANTLYQELSFQDNEESEEHEVVTGSWVHPGEYASSGMGKEVENLIMENNELLATKNALNIVKDDLIAKVDELTGEIEILREELNAMQQSRNKLRQKVSELEEELKKTKEQVKQQNDSEQDENDVPLAQRKRFTRVEMAMVLMERNQYKERLMELQEAVRLTEILRASRTVDNLDKKSKQSIWKYFSSLFTPSNRPQERGADGQGGGPMFRYSSPVHSHGSPSRNSDNRLALTGARDNANPPPHPASAGLANALIMAKDYSEEGTSERASARRREQYRQLRAHVQKEDGRLQAYGWSLPINKTNQEQQNRHSGGVPVPVYCNPLAEASPHMKVFCAAGVNLNGGFTKDGHSVIPATSPYAPRSTAKIAEITSPTAEHSAEALDRQINRASLANLEPETQLSSYVWICTSTHAASTVTVVDANQSATVLDAFPICASHMLCIASVQGAVEKDYALLENSEVVKAGEMLERPGEGTESFGKVDFVRVRPKADKNSNTSNNAKTDEQAQEVIAIETAAVEENAKEAVEKTAGGSKNVSSEPLGNIQEIKVRQALPGAPQRLQDDGSVISTKANINNNNFQPSFSKPINPILGTKNRQEPPMSSVGPTMWMGDQEGWLYVHSAVGRWHECLHKVLLPDAVLAIVQVESRVVVALANAQLAVFRRQTDGQWDLNSYHLVTLGDRNHSIRCLCVAGERIWAAHRNKIYIVDPISLSIVHSLEAHPRKESQVRQMAATGSGVWVSIRLDSTLRLYNSYTFEHKQDVDIEPYVSKMLGTGKLGFSFVRITALMVSCNRLWIGTSNGVIISVPLSESQGKSSDPNTQIPLCCMANAQLSFHGHRDAVKFFVSVPMQSQNGGQLQFTNKRPDMLVMCGGEGYIDFRINDNDMENSIQLEANQTIENRGDKSYLIVWHVSQR; translated from the exons aATGATCAGGTTGTGAGCATC GTACAACAATTAGCTGGTAGTATCTATCAAGAATTCGAACGCATGATCAATCGTTATGATGAAGATGTGGTTAAGAATCTTATGCCATTGCTGGTGAATGTTTTGGAATGTCTGGATGCATCGTATCGCATTAACCAGGAGCAAGATGTTGAATTGGAGTTGCTGCGCGAGGACAATGAACAGCTGGTCACACAGTATGAACGCGAGAAGAGTGCACGCAAACAATCGGAGCAGAAG TTGTTGGAAGCCGAGGATGTTGCCGAGCAGGAAAATAAGGACCTCGCAAGTCGTTTGGAGTCATTGGAGAGCATCGTGCGCATGCTTGAATTGAAGCATAAGAACAGTCTGGAACATGCGAATCGATTGGAAGAGCGCGAAACCGAATTGAAGAAG GAGTATAATAAATTGCATGACCGTTACACGgagcttttcaaaaatcacGTTGACTATATGGAACGCACCAAAATGCTCATGGGCTCCACCCACTCACAAATGAGTTCTGCTTCGGAGCGATTGGAAGTGAATAGAGCCAGGTTAAATCCGATTGCTCG GTCGTCCGGTCCAGTATCTTATGGCTTTGCGTCACTCGAAAACTCGGTCATGTTAGATACAGAGACAATCTGTAGTGTAGGCAGCAACTCAGATGATTCGGGGCCACCGTCGTTACAAAACGAATTGGATAGTCTGCAGACAGTGGAGCGTGCAGCTGAGACAGATACTCTGCAACAGCAGAATCAGGCCACATCACCACAAAGTGATACGAGTCCCATTGTGCCAAATGCACCATCCAATG TTGGGCGTTCAACAACCAAAAAGGAGCAACGCTCAGCTAATACCCTATATCAAGAGTTGTCATTTCAAGACAATGAAGAGAGTGAAGAGCATGAAGTTGTTACAG GAAGCTGGGTGCATCCTGGAGAATATGCTTCTTCCG GCATGGGCAAGGAGGTGGAGAATCTCATCATGGAAAATAATGAACTTTTGGCAACGAA AAATGCTTTGAACATCGTTAAGGATGATTTGATTGCCAAAGTGGACGAGCTTACTGGCGAGATTGAAATATTGCGTGAAGAATTAAATGCAATGCAGCAATCGCGTAACAAGTTGCGTCAAAAGGTGAGCGAGCTGGAGGAGGAGCTGAAAAAGACAAAGGAACAAGTCAAGCAACAGA ATGACAGCGAACAGGACGAGAATGATGTGCCATTGGCTCAGCGCAAACGTTTTACACGCGTGGAAATGGCAATGGTTTTAATGGAGCGCAATCAATACAAAGAGCGTCTGATGGAGTTGCAAGAAGCTGTACGTTTAACCGAGATTTTACGCGCCTCACGCACCGTCGACAATTTGGATAAAAAGTCGAAGCAAAgcatttggaaatattttagcagcttatttac ACCCTCCAATCGTCCACAGGAACGCGGCGCTGACGGACAAGGAGGAGGGCCTATGTTTCGTTACTCCAGTCCAGTACACAGCCACGGATCCCCCAGTCGAAATAGCGACAATCGCCTTGCCTTAACTGGCGCTCGAGACAATGCAAATCCGCCACCACACCCCGCGAGTGCGGGTCTGGCAAATGCCTTAATCATGGCGAAAGACTACTCTGAGGAGGGTACATCTGAACGTGCCAGCGCCCGGCGGCGTGAACAATATCGACAGTTGCGTGCTCATGTCCAGAAGGAGGATGGCCGCTTGCAGGCTTATGGTTGGAGTTTGCCCATAAATAAGACGAATCAAGAACAACAAAATCGCCATTCAGGTGGTGTACCCGTGCCCGTCTATTGTAATCCATTGGCGGAGGCGTCACCGCACATGAAAGTGTTCTGTGCTGCAGGTGTGAATTTAAACGGCGGTTTCACCAAAGATGGTCACTCGGTTATACCGGCAACTTCACCGTATGCACCCCGTTCCACGGCTAAAATCGCCGAGATTACCAGTCCGACGGCGGAGCATTCAGCTGAAGCGCTTGATCGGCAGATAAATCGTGCGAGTTTGGCCAACTTAGAGCCGGAAACTCAGTTGTCGTCATACGTTTGGATCTGCACAAGTACACATGCGGCAAGCACAGTAACAGTGGTGGATGCCAACCAGTCGGCGACTGTGTTAGATGCTTTTCCCATCTGTGCGTCACACATGCTTTGTATTGCTTCTGTTCAAG GTGCCGTGGAAAAAGACTACGCTTTGCTAGAGAACTCTGAAGTGGTAAAGGCCGGTGAAATGTTAGAGCGCCCGGGTGAAGGTACTGAATCTTTCGGCAAGGTTGACTTCGTGCGCGTGCGTCCGAAGGCTGATAAAAACAGTAATACCAGCAATAATGCTAAAACGGATGAGCAGGCTCAAGAAGTGATAGCTATTGAAACCGCTGCTGTGGAAGAGAATGCAAAGGAGGCTGTTGAAAAAACAGCAGGTGGCTCGAAGAATGTGTCTAGCGAGCCATTGGGCAATATACAAGAGATTAAGGTACGACAGGCGCTGCCAGGTGCACCGCAGCGTTTGCAGGACGACGGGAGTGTGATCAGTACCAAGGCGaacatcaacaacaataactttCAACCGTCTTTCTCGAAGCCCATCAACCCTATTCTAGGCACGAAAAATCGTCAAGAGCCTCCAATGAGTTCTGTGGGGCCGACTATGTGGATGGGCGATCAGGAAGGTTGGCTGTACGTGCATAGTGCTGTAGGTCGCTGGCATGAGTGCTTACACAAGGTTCTCCTGCCCGATGCGGTTCTAGCGATAGTGCAAGTGGAATCGCGCGTTGTTGTAGCCCTAGCCAATGCTCAACTGGCAGTGTTTCGCCGTCAAACAGACGGTCAATGGGATCTGAATAGTTATCACCTGGTAACGCTGGGTGATCGTAATCATTCGATACGTTGCCTCTGTGTGGCCGGCGAACGCATTTGGGCCGCTCACCGCAACAAGATTTATATTGTTGATCCGATCTCACTGAGCATAGTCCACTCGCTGGAAGCGCATCCGCGTAAGGAGAGTCAAGTGCGACAAATGGCTGCTACCGGATCTGGTGTCTGGGTCTCCATACG TttggactccaccttgcggctGTACAATTCGTACACTTTTGAGCATAAACAAGACGTGGACATCGAGCCATACGTTTCAAAGATGTTGGGCACTGGAAAATTAGGATTCTCTTTTGTACGCATTACCGCATTGATGGTGTCATGTAATCGCTTGTGGATTGGTACCAGCAACGGTGTCATTATTTCGGTGCCATTGTCAGAGAGTCAAGGCAAATCAT CTGACCCCAACACTCAAATACCGTTATGTTGTATGGCAAATGCCCAACTATCCTTCCACGGCCATCGTGATGCGGTGAAGTTCTTTGTATCCGTGCCAATGCAGTCACAAAATGGCGGCCAACTGCAATTCACCAACAAACGGCCGGATATGCTAGTCATGTGTGGTGGCGAAGGCTACATCGATTTCCGCATCA ATGATAATGACATGGAGAACAGTATTCAACTGGAGGCAAATCAAACGATTGAGAATCGCGGCGACAAGAGTTATTTAATTGTGTGGCATGTTAGTCAACGCTAG
- the LOC129242974 gene encoding JNK-interacting protein 3 isoform X4, with the protein MDDDTMLNNHGPQPGAETVYGTEDNNMVMSEKVQQLAGSIYQEFERMINRYDEDVVKNLMPLLVNVLECLDASYRINQEQDVELELLREDNEQLVTQYEREKSARKQSEQKLLEAEDVAEQENKDLASRLESLESIVRMLELKHKNSLEHANRLEERETELKKEYNKLHDRYTELFKNHVDYMERTKMLMGSTHSQMSSASERLEVNRARLNPIARSSGPVSYGFASLENSVMLDTETICSVGSNSDDSGPPSLQNELDSLQTVERAAETDTLQQQNQATSPQSDTSPIVPNAPSNVGRSTTKKEQRSANTLYQELSFQDNEESEEHEVVTGSWVHPGEYASSANDNYFGMGKEVENLIMENNELLATKNALNIVKDDLIAKVDELTGEIEILREELNAMQQSRNKLRQKVSELEEELKKTKEQVKQQNDSEQDENDVPLAQRKRFTRVEMAMVLMERNQYKERLMELQEAVRLTEILRASRTVDNLDKKSKQSIWKYFSSLFTPSNRPQERGADGQGGGPMFRYSSPVHSHGSPSRNSDNRLALTGARDNANPPPHPASAGLANALIMAKDYSEEGTSERASARRREQYRQLRAHVQKEDGRLQAYGWSLPINKTNQEQQNRHSGGVPVPVYCNPLAEASPHMKVFCAAGVNLNGGFTKDGHSVIPATSPYAPRSTAKIAEITSPTAEHSAEALDRQINRASLANLEPETQLSSYVWICTSTHAASTVTVVDANQSATVLDAFPICASHMLCIASVQGAVEKDYALLENSEVVKAGEMLERPGEGTESFGKVDFVRVRPKADKNSNTSNNAKTDEQAQEVIAIETAAVEENAKEAVEKTAGGSKNVSSEPLGNIQEIKVRQALPGAPQRLQDDGSVISTKANINNNNFQPSFSKPINPILGTKNRQEPPMSSVGPTMWMGDQEGWLYVHSAVGRWHECLHKVLLPDAVLAIVQVESRVVVALANAQLAVFRRQTDGQWDLNSYHLVTLGDRNHSIRCLCVAGERIWAAHRNKIYIVDPISLSIVHSLEAHPRKESQVRQMAATGSGVWVSIRLDSTLRLYNSYTFEHKQDVDIEPYVSKMLGTGKLGFSFVRITALMVSCNRLWIGTSNGVIISVPLSESQGKSSDPNTQIPLCCMANAQLSFHGHRDAVKFFVSVPMQSQNGGQLQFTNKRPDMLVMCGGEGYIDFRINDNDMENSIQLEANQTIENRGDKSYLIVWHVSQR; encoded by the exons GTACAACAATTAGCTGGTAGTATCTATCAAGAATTCGAACGCATGATCAATCGTTATGATGAAGATGTGGTTAAGAATCTTATGCCATTGCTGGTGAATGTTTTGGAATGTCTGGATGCATCGTATCGCATTAACCAGGAGCAAGATGTTGAATTGGAGTTGCTGCGCGAGGACAATGAACAGCTGGTCACACAGTATGAACGCGAGAAGAGTGCACGCAAACAATCGGAGCAGAAG TTGTTGGAAGCCGAGGATGTTGCCGAGCAGGAAAATAAGGACCTCGCAAGTCGTTTGGAGTCATTGGAGAGCATCGTGCGCATGCTTGAATTGAAGCATAAGAACAGTCTGGAACATGCGAATCGATTGGAAGAGCGCGAAACCGAATTGAAGAAG GAGTATAATAAATTGCATGACCGTTACACGgagcttttcaaaaatcacGTTGACTATATGGAACGCACCAAAATGCTCATGGGCTCCACCCACTCACAAATGAGTTCTGCTTCGGAGCGATTGGAAGTGAATAGAGCCAGGTTAAATCCGATTGCTCG GTCGTCCGGTCCAGTATCTTATGGCTTTGCGTCACTCGAAAACTCGGTCATGTTAGATACAGAGACAATCTGTAGTGTAGGCAGCAACTCAGATGATTCGGGGCCACCGTCGTTACAAAACGAATTGGATAGTCTGCAGACAGTGGAGCGTGCAGCTGAGACAGATACTCTGCAACAGCAGAATCAGGCCACATCACCACAAAGTGATACGAGTCCCATTGTGCCAAATGCACCATCCAATG TTGGGCGTTCAACAACCAAAAAGGAGCAACGCTCAGCTAATACCCTATATCAAGAGTTGTCATTTCAAGACAATGAAGAGAGTGAAGAGCATGAAGTTGTTACAG GAAGCTGGGTGCATCCTGGAGAATATGCTTCTTCCG CTAACGACAACTATTTTG GCATGGGCAAGGAGGTGGAGAATCTCATCATGGAAAATAATGAACTTTTGGCAACGAA AAATGCTTTGAACATCGTTAAGGATGATTTGATTGCCAAAGTGGACGAGCTTACTGGCGAGATTGAAATATTGCGTGAAGAATTAAATGCAATGCAGCAATCGCGTAACAAGTTGCGTCAAAAGGTGAGCGAGCTGGAGGAGGAGCTGAAAAAGACAAAGGAACAAGTCAAGCAACAGA ATGACAGCGAACAGGACGAGAATGATGTGCCATTGGCTCAGCGCAAACGTTTTACACGCGTGGAAATGGCAATGGTTTTAATGGAGCGCAATCAATACAAAGAGCGTCTGATGGAGTTGCAAGAAGCTGTACGTTTAACCGAGATTTTACGCGCCTCACGCACCGTCGACAATTTGGATAAAAAGTCGAAGCAAAgcatttggaaatattttagcagcttatttac ACCCTCCAATCGTCCACAGGAACGCGGCGCTGACGGACAAGGAGGAGGGCCTATGTTTCGTTACTCCAGTCCAGTACACAGCCACGGATCCCCCAGTCGAAATAGCGACAATCGCCTTGCCTTAACTGGCGCTCGAGACAATGCAAATCCGCCACCACACCCCGCGAGTGCGGGTCTGGCAAATGCCTTAATCATGGCGAAAGACTACTCTGAGGAGGGTACATCTGAACGTGCCAGCGCCCGGCGGCGTGAACAATATCGACAGTTGCGTGCTCATGTCCAGAAGGAGGATGGCCGCTTGCAGGCTTATGGTTGGAGTTTGCCCATAAATAAGACGAATCAAGAACAACAAAATCGCCATTCAGGTGGTGTACCCGTGCCCGTCTATTGTAATCCATTGGCGGAGGCGTCACCGCACATGAAAGTGTTCTGTGCTGCAGGTGTGAATTTAAACGGCGGTTTCACCAAAGATGGTCACTCGGTTATACCGGCAACTTCACCGTATGCACCCCGTTCCACGGCTAAAATCGCCGAGATTACCAGTCCGACGGCGGAGCATTCAGCTGAAGCGCTTGATCGGCAGATAAATCGTGCGAGTTTGGCCAACTTAGAGCCGGAAACTCAGTTGTCGTCATACGTTTGGATCTGCACAAGTACACATGCGGCAAGCACAGTAACAGTGGTGGATGCCAACCAGTCGGCGACTGTGTTAGATGCTTTTCCCATCTGTGCGTCACACATGCTTTGTATTGCTTCTGTTCAAG GTGCCGTGGAAAAAGACTACGCTTTGCTAGAGAACTCTGAAGTGGTAAAGGCCGGTGAAATGTTAGAGCGCCCGGGTGAAGGTACTGAATCTTTCGGCAAGGTTGACTTCGTGCGCGTGCGTCCGAAGGCTGATAAAAACAGTAATACCAGCAATAATGCTAAAACGGATGAGCAGGCTCAAGAAGTGATAGCTATTGAAACCGCTGCTGTGGAAGAGAATGCAAAGGAGGCTGTTGAAAAAACAGCAGGTGGCTCGAAGAATGTGTCTAGCGAGCCATTGGGCAATATACAAGAGATTAAGGTACGACAGGCGCTGCCAGGTGCACCGCAGCGTTTGCAGGACGACGGGAGTGTGATCAGTACCAAGGCGaacatcaacaacaataactttCAACCGTCTTTCTCGAAGCCCATCAACCCTATTCTAGGCACGAAAAATCGTCAAGAGCCTCCAATGAGTTCTGTGGGGCCGACTATGTGGATGGGCGATCAGGAAGGTTGGCTGTACGTGCATAGTGCTGTAGGTCGCTGGCATGAGTGCTTACACAAGGTTCTCCTGCCCGATGCGGTTCTAGCGATAGTGCAAGTGGAATCGCGCGTTGTTGTAGCCCTAGCCAATGCTCAACTGGCAGTGTTTCGCCGTCAAACAGACGGTCAATGGGATCTGAATAGTTATCACCTGGTAACGCTGGGTGATCGTAATCATTCGATACGTTGCCTCTGTGTGGCCGGCGAACGCATTTGGGCCGCTCACCGCAACAAGATTTATATTGTTGATCCGATCTCACTGAGCATAGTCCACTCGCTGGAAGCGCATCCGCGTAAGGAGAGTCAAGTGCGACAAATGGCTGCTACCGGATCTGGTGTCTGGGTCTCCATACG TttggactccaccttgcggctGTACAATTCGTACACTTTTGAGCATAAACAAGACGTGGACATCGAGCCATACGTTTCAAAGATGTTGGGCACTGGAAAATTAGGATTCTCTTTTGTACGCATTACCGCATTGATGGTGTCATGTAATCGCTTGTGGATTGGTACCAGCAACGGTGTCATTATTTCGGTGCCATTGTCAGAGAGTCAAGGCAAATCAT CTGACCCCAACACTCAAATACCGTTATGTTGTATGGCAAATGCCCAACTATCCTTCCACGGCCATCGTGATGCGGTGAAGTTCTTTGTATCCGTGCCAATGCAGTCACAAAATGGCGGCCAACTGCAATTCACCAACAAACGGCCGGATATGCTAGTCATGTGTGGTGGCGAAGGCTACATCGATTTCCGCATCA ATGATAATGACATGGAGAACAGTATTCAACTGGAGGCAAATCAAACGATTGAGAATCGCGGCGACAAGAGTTATTTAATTGTGTGGCATGTTAGTCAACGCTAG